A genomic region of Arachis stenosperma cultivar V10309 chromosome 9, arast.V10309.gnm1.PFL2, whole genome shotgun sequence contains the following coding sequences:
- the LOC130949441 gene encoding uncharacterized protein LOC130949441 — protein MEGAKRLQGNSLLLQGNSLSLFSEGIGFVLLRWSTLRDAVENQWGGPDSRLKADNLATDILSWFTQSRERLDIDDLKDKLDDGMLSLHVEVDYGSIKEVAENLMDMHEECLEGNFVTIERYRQAIVNQAAHPRAVPQIVNDKDDDEDEEDDDVQGGQNGESSVRQATSSNMDVDIPKSESNMSSGNMRIDDEPLKKNAGEAEDGWVVVSKKKK, from the exons atggaGGGTGCGAAACGGTTACAAGGAAACTCATTACTGTTACAAGGAAACTCATTATCACTTTTCAGTGAAGGCATCGGCTTTGTTTTGTTGCGTTGGTCCACTCTTCGTGACGCCGTCGAGAACCAGTGGGGTGGCCCTGACTCCCGCCTCAAGGCCGATAACCTCGCCACCGATATCCTCTCCTGGTTCACTCAATCCAGAG AGCGGCTTGATATTGATGACTTGAAGGATAAACTCGATGATGGCATGCTTTCGCTCCATGTAGAGGTTGACTATGGCAGCATTAAAGAG GTAGCTGAAAATCTAATGGATATGCATGAGGAATGCTTAGAAGGAAACTTTGTGACCATTGAGCGTTATAGGCAGGCCATTGTTAACCAAGCTGCGCATCCTCGTGCAGTGCCACAG ATTGTGAATGAtaaggatgatgatgaggatgagGAAGATGATGATGTCCAAGGTGGTCAAAATGGTGAAAGCAGTGTTAGGCAAGCTACTTCTTCAAACATGGATGTGGACATTCCAAAATCTGAATCAAACATGAGTTCAGGTAACATGCGGATTGATGATGAGCCTCTCAAAAAGAATGCAGGTGAAGCAGAGGATGGATGGGTTGTagtttcaaagaaaaaaaaataa